One Myxococcus stipitatus DNA segment encodes these proteins:
- a CDS encoding RNA polymerase sigma factor, with protein sequence MSDHRNASVKCFAVAYSAPVAHDGFEEFAQRVRPMLVALARRLCGQGGIDPEDLAQEALVRALVHHAALSTQPEPVYRAWLCRALTNHFLDQCRRRRTELLEQERRDIRLVREDVEAPDARGSGEMWERVSDEDLMQAIARLSNPRVREAFELHASGLRYRAIAQRMSVPEGTVGSWLFQARKELRELLSRMKGDDGDEGRP encoded by the coding sequence ATGAGCGACCATCGCAATGCCTCGGTGAAGTGTTTCGCCGTGGCCTACAGTGCCCCCGTGGCACATGACGGCTTCGAGGAGTTCGCGCAACGCGTCAGGCCCATGCTGGTGGCCCTGGCTCGGAGGCTGTGCGGCCAGGGGGGCATCGACCCCGAGGACCTGGCGCAGGAGGCGCTCGTCCGGGCGCTCGTCCACCACGCCGCGTTGTCGACGCAGCCGGAGCCCGTGTACCGGGCCTGGCTGTGCCGGGCCCTCACCAACCATTTCCTGGACCAGTGTCGTCGCCGCAGGACGGAGCTGCTCGAGCAGGAGCGCCGGGACATCCGCCTGGTGCGCGAGGACGTGGAGGCCCCGGACGCACGGGGCTCCGGCGAGATGTGGGAGCGCGTGTCGGACGAGGACCTGATGCAGGCCATCGCCCGGCTGTCGAACCCGCGCGTGCGCGAGGCGTTCGAGCTGCACGCCTCCGGGCTGCGCTATCGCGCCATCGCCCAGCGCATGAGCGTGCCGGAGGGCACGGTGGGCAGCTGGCTGTTCCAGGCGCGCAAGGAATTGCGCGAGCTGCTGTCGCGGATGAAGGGCGATGACGGCGACGAGGGCCGGCCATGA